The Bradyrhizobium guangxiense genomic sequence GGCTCGGCATGCGCGTGATCTCGCACGGGGCGCTGACGCTCTACACGGCCGTGGCCGCCGTGATGCTGCTGACGGAAAGCCTCGGCATGCTGCCGCTGGCCCTGTTCATGGTGCTGTCCGCGCTGATGATGTTCTCGTTCGGCATGATGGTCGCCAACTTCACCGCGCTCGCCATGGAGCCGCAGGGCCACATCGCGGGCACCGCCTCCTCGCTCTACGGCTCGATCACGACGTTGATCGGAATCGTGGTCGGCATGGCGATCGGCCAGAGCTTCGACGGCACGCTGCTGCCGTTCTCGGCCGGCTTCTTCCTGTCGACGCTCGCTGCGCTCGCCATCGTGCTGGTGGTGGAGAAGGGACGGCTGTTAAAGCCGCATCATCGCCCGCTCGATTGAGGAACCTCCCGGCGGCCTCGATGTTGTCCTGCAGCAATTGGAAAGGCCGCTGCGATGGAACTGGAACACCGCGAAGATCACGCTGAGGTCGAACCGCAGACGACGGAGCGCTGTGAGCCGGGCACCGGACCGGCCGCGTTGACGACGCCTTTTGCCAGCGAGGGCCTCGAACAGTTGCGTGACAGCCACTGCTGAGCGCGACGTCTAAAGCGCGATGAGATTTAGATGAATCGTCATCGCGCTTTAGGTTGTTGTTTGCGCATGATCTGTCCGGAAAATCGCTTCGCACTTTCCGGATGATGCTTTAGTCGGTTCCTCGCCGGCTGGCGCTGAAATCATCCGCCGCGCTCCTCGGAATCATCCGCATTCCCCGAGGACGGGCCATCAGCACGACCATCTCCCGCGTCAGACCCGGCCGCCCCCACAGCGTGGCCTGCACGGTGAACTCACGCCTGACGACGTGTCCGGCCTGGGAGGACGCCCACCCCATCCATCGCAGGCAAGACTCCTGGTCGCGGAAACACAGCCCGGCCCAGCTACGGCTGAGCACCGACTTGCCCGGCAGGCTCGACATGTGGTCGTACTCGAAGGATCGCGCATCAGGCGGATGGTCCGCGCCGTAGAACGCGGTGGCGAAAGCCAGCGAAGCATCGCCGCTCACGGCGCTCAGGGGCTCGCCGGTCAGCTCCCGCCAGGCGCGCGTCACTTCGCTCGCCGCCTGGGCGTAGAGATTGCGGCCCTCCTCATAGCCATGATCGTTGCGATAGACCGCATGGATCGGCGCGGCGATCAAAACCGCCACGAGGGCGACGCCGGCTACGATCACGGTGAGGTTGACCGTGTGGAAGCGCTCGATCGGGTAGCTGGTCCCGCAGACCACGAGAACGGCGAACAGGAACAGCCCCTGCAACGCCCACAGCGAAGGCAGGTCCGTGCCCATCACCAGCGATGTCACCACCGGCAGCGCGATGGTGCCAATCGTCACGTAGAACAGAAGCCGCAGGCCCGGGCCCATCGCCGCGAAGTCGGCCGGAAACTGCTTCAAGCGCGTTCCTGCGACGAGCACCCAGAGCACGGCCGATATGCCCATCGCCGCTGCCAGCCCCAGCAGGAAGCTTCTCGCCTCACCGAGCGAAGTCGCAGCCTTTCCGCCGGTGTGCGCCAGCGCGTAGGTGAAGGTCGACGCGCCCGTCGTCGCGAGCCAATGGATGTGGGGTGACAGGGCCGCGAGCCCGACGACGACCGAGATCCAGGGCGAAGCGGAGGTGAAATAGGGGCGCCGCGCCGGGTGCGCCAACGCGGCAAGCGCGAAGCTCGCGACGAGAAAGATCGAATAATATTTGCCAACCATCGCCAGTGCTGTCGTGCACCCCACCGCAACCGCCCACAGCGGGGCGCGCGTCTCGAATGCGCGCAGGAAGCACCAGGTCGCCAGCGGCCAGGTCGCGAGCAGCACCGAATTGGCATTGAAGCGCTGGGCATGGAATTGATAGGCCGGCGTCAGCATCAGGAGCAACAGCACCAGGATGCGCTTATGCCCGGTCACGAAGTGCCGGGCGATCCGGTCGACGAAGATCAGCGCGAGCCCGGCATTGACCATCGCCATCAACTGCAGCGACCAGTCGGTGAGCGGAAAGACGGCGGTCCAGCTCGCGGCTATCCAGCCGCTCAGGGGCGGATGCTTGTGATAGCCCCAGGCGAAATGCCGCCCCAGGGCCCAGGCCTCGAGCGTATCGGGGTGCAGGCCGCCGCCGGCATAGGCGATCACCAGATAGAGCGTCCAGACCGCAACGAAACAGCCGATGAGCAGCGGAACGGCCCAGCCCGCCTCGACGCCATCGAGCCAATACAGGAAGGGTCGCCGCCAGCGCGCCGGCGCGCGATCGGACCGTTCGGCCATCGCCTGGAATGCAAAATCGATCGGCACGGAACTCAAATGGCAGACGGGAAATGATGCGTAAGGACAACACATCTATTTCAGGACTGAAACAAATAGCAATGATTGGAAATTGGACGGGTTAAAGCTCCACCGATTTCGTCCTGACGCGAAGCTGACAAATGACAACGGCGCCGCTGATGACAGCGGCGCCGCGGAATGGTCGAGCCGATGGGCGTGGATACGCCGTCCGCCTACTCCAACTTGTCGACGTTCCAGAACACCGGCGTCGCCGGGCCGTCGAGAACGCCGGTCAGCGACTTGCGCCAGGCGCTCGGCGCCTGATACTGGCCGAGCGGCATGTAGAGCACCTGATCGTAGGCCTCTTTCTGGATCTCGGTCGCGATCTTCTTTTGCTCATCGAGCGAGGCAGCACGAACGAAGGCATCCTTGAGCTGCTCGATCTTGGCATCCTCCGCCCAGCCGAACCAGCCGCCCTTCTTGCCCTGCCCGCCGACGGCCACGTTGGAGATCGGGTTGTCCACGTCGGCGCTGACCCAATTGGTGATGAACATGTTCCAACCGCCCTCCTTCGGGGGCTTCTGGCTGGCGCGCCGGCTCACCACCGTCTGCCAGTCGGTCGCCTGCAGATCGACCTTGAAGCCGGCTTCGCGCAGTTGCTGCGCGACGACGATGGGTTGCGCCTTCAGCGTCAGCACGTCGCCCGGCGCCATCAGCACGACAGGTGTTCCGTCGTAACCGGATTCGGCCAGCGCCTTCCTGGCCGCAGCCATGTCGCCGCCCTTCGCCAGCGTCTCTCCGCCAACGTCTGTCGCGAACGGGGTGTCGCAGATGAAAGCTGCAGCACAAGTCTTGTAGTATTTCGGATTGCCGATCAGCGCATCGAGCACATCCTTCTGCTTGACCGCCAGGAATGCGGCGCGGCGGACCTTGACGTCGTCGAACGGTGGATGGAGGAAGTTCATCCGCGCGCCCGTCTGGAATCCGAACTTGTTCAGGATGCCGAGCTTGAGGTCCTTGTCGGCTTCAATGGCCGGCAACATGTCGATGGCGGGAAATTCCATGAAGTCGATGTCACCCGACTGCAGCGCGTTCAACGCCGTCTGCGCATCCGGCATCGTGATCCATTCGACGCGGTCGACCTTCACCACCTTACCCCCGGTGGTCCAGTTCGCGGGCTCCTTGCGCGGCACGTAGTCGGTGTTCTTGACGTAGATCGCCTTCACCCCGGGCTGGAATTCCGATGCCACGAATTTGAAGGGACCTGAGCCGATCTGCTCGGGAATCTGCTTGTCCACCGGCGTCTCGGCGAGACGCTTCGGCATCATGAAAGCCACGCGCGAGGACGGCTTGCCGATCGATTCCAGCACCAGCGCGTAAGGTTCCTTCAGCTTCAGCGTGATCGTCTTCGGGTCGGTCGCCTCCATGCTCGCGGTGAACAGCATCAGCTGCTGCCCCATGCCGTCGACCGCGGCCCACCGCTTCAGCGAGGCAATGCAATCTTCGGCGGTGACGGGCGCGCCGTCATGCCACTTCAGACCGTCGCGCAGCGTGAAGGTGTAGGTCAGCTTGTCGTCGGAGATCTTCCAGTCCGCCATCTGCGGCTGGATCTTAAAATTTGAATCTGTCGCGATCAGCGTGTCATAGACCATGTAGCCATGATCGCGAGCGATATAGGCGCTGGTGAAGATCGGATCGAGGATGCGCAGATCCGAATGCATCACGGCTGTAATGGTCTTGCCCCCGGCAAGAACTGGCGAGGCCAGTGCCGAAAGCGCCACGATCGAGAGCGCAAGTCTCGAGGCGAACGCGAGACGTCCCTGGCGGATGAGTTGGAGCATCGAAGTTCTCCTGGCAGTTCTGTTGGCAGTCTTCTTGGCAGTTCTCCTGGCAAGCGGCGCCGCTGATGACAGCGGCGCCGCGCGATGGTCGAGCTGAAAGGCGCGAGAAGCGCCTTTCCTTATTTGGACTTGGCCTTACTCCGACTTGTCGACGTTCCAGAACAGCGGCGTCGCCGGGCCGTCGAGCACGCCCGTCAGCGATTTGCGCCAGCCGCTCGGCAGCAGATACTGCCCGAGCGGGATGTAGATCACCTGCTCATAGGCTTCCTTCTGGATGTCGGCCGCGATCTTCTTCTGCTCGTCGAGCGAGGGCGCGCGGACGAAGGCGTCCTTGAGCTGCTCGATCTTGGGGTCTTCCGCCCAGCCGAACCAGCCACCCTTCTTGCCCTGGCCGCCGATCGAGAGATTGGCGATCGGGTTGGAGACGTCGGCCGCGACCCAGTTGGTGAAGAACATGTTCCAGCCGCCCTCCTTCGGCGGCTTCTGGCTGGCGCGGCGGCTCACCACGGTCTGCCAGTCGGTCGCCTGCAGGTCGACCTTGAAGCCGGCCTCGCGCAGCAGCTGGGCCGCGACGATCGGCTGGGCCTTCAGGGTGGTGACATCGCCAGGCGCCATGATCACGACCGGCGTGCCGTCGTAACCGGACTCGGCGAGCGCCTTCTTGGCTTCGGCCATGCCGCTGCCCTTCACCAGGGTCTCGGCGCCGACTTCGGTCGCGAGCGGCGTGTCGCAAACGAAGAAGGCACCGCAGATCTTCTGGTACTTGGCATTGCCGACCAGCGCGTCGAGCACGTCCTTCTGGTTCATCGCCAGGAAGGCGGCGCGCCGCACCTTCACGTTATCGAAGGGCGGGTAGAGGAAGTTCATCCGGCCGAGGGTCTGGAAGCCGAACTTGTTGGAGACCTCGATCGTGATCTCCTTGTTCGCTTCCAGCACCGGCAGCATGTCGTAGGGCAGGTTCTCCATGAAGTCGATGTCACCCGACTGCAGCGCGTTCACCGCGGTCTGCGAGTCCGGCATGGTGATCCATTCGACGCGGTCGACCTTCGCGACCTTGCCGCCGGAGGTCCAGCTCGCCGGCTCCTTGCGCGGCACGTAGTCGGTGTTCTTGACGTAGACCGCCTTCACGCCGGGCTGGAATTCCGAGGCCACGAACTTGAGGGGGCCGGAGCCGATCTGCTCCGGGATCTGCTTGTCCGCCGGTGTCTCGGCAAGGCGCTTCGGCATCATGAAGGCAACGCGCGAGGACGGCTTGCCGATGGAGTCGAGCACGAGGCCGTAGGGCTCCTTCAGCTTCAGCGTGATGGTCTTGGCGTCGGTCGCCTCGAGGCTCGCGGTGAAGTCCATGAGCTTCTGGCCCATGCCGTCGACCGCGGCCCAGCGCTTCAGCGAAGCGACGCAGTCTTCGGCCGTCACCGGCGCGCCGTCATGCCACTTCAGGCCGTCGCGCAGGGTGAAGGTGTAGGTGAGCTTGTCGTCGGAGATCTTCCAATCCGCCATCTGCGGCTGGATCTTGAAGCTCGAATCGGGAGCCAACAGCGTGTCGTAGACCATGTAGCCATGGTCGCGCGTGATGTAGGCCGTGGTGAAGATCGGATCGATGATGCGCAGGTCCGAATGCATCACCGCCGTGAT encodes the following:
- a CDS encoding glycosyltransferase family 39 protein, yielding MAERSDRAPARWRRPFLYWLDGVEAGWAVPLLIGCFVAVWTLYLVIAYAGGGLHPDTLEAWALGRHFAWGYHKHPPLSGWIAASWTAVFPLTDWSLQLMAMVNAGLALIFVDRIARHFVTGHKRILVLLLLMLTPAYQFHAQRFNANSVLLATWPLATWCFLRAFETRAPLWAVAVGCTTALAMVGKYYSIFLVASFALAALAHPARRPYFTSASPWISVVVGLAALSPHIHWLATTGASTFTYALAHTGGKAATSLGEARSFLLGLAAAMGISAVLWVLVAGTRLKQFPADFAAMGPGLRLLFYVTIGTIALPVVTSLVMGTDLPSLWALQGLFLFAVLVVCGTSYPIERFHTVNLTVIVAGVALVAVLIAAPIHAVYRNDHGYEEGRNLYAQAASEVTRAWRELTGEPLSAVSGDASLAFATAFYGADHPPDARSFEYDHMSSLPGKSVLSRSWAGLCFRDQESCLRWMGWASSQAGHVVRREFTVQATLWGRPGLTREMVVLMARPRGMRMIPRSAADDFSASRRGTD
- a CDS encoding ABC transporter substrate-binding protein, encoding MLQLIRQGRLAFASRLALSIVALSALASPVLAGGKTITAVMHSDLRILDPIFTSAYIARDHGYMVYDTLIATDSNFKIQPQMADWKISDDKLTYTFTLRDGLKWHDGAPVTAEDCIASLKRWAAVDGMGQQLMLFTASMEATDPKTITLKLKEPYALVLESIGKPSSRVAFMMPKRLAETPVDKQIPEQIGSGPFKFVASEFQPGVKAIYVKNTDYVPRKEPANWTTGGKVVKVDRVEWITMPDAQTALNALQSGDIDFMEFPAIDMLPAIEADKDLKLGILNKFGFQTGARMNFLHPPFDDVKVRRAAFLAVKQKDVLDALIGNPKYYKTCAAAFICDTPFATDVGGETLAKGGDMAAARKALAESGYDGTPVVLMAPGDVLTLKAQPIVVAQQLREAGFKVDLQATDWQTVVSRRASQKPPKEGGWNMFITNWVSADVDNPISNVAVGGQGKKGGWFGWAEDAKIEQLKDAFVRAASLDEQKKIATEIQKEAYDQVLYMPLGQYQAPSAWRKSLTGVLDGPATPVFWNVDKLE
- a CDS encoding ABC transporter substrate-binding protein, with product MFHFMRRGPRAFASKLALSVVALSTALASPVLAAGKTITAVMHSDLRIIDPIFTTAYITRDHGYMVYDTLLAPDSSFKIQPQMADWKISDDKLTYTFTLRDGLKWHDGAPVTAEDCVASLKRWAAVDGMGQKLMDFTASLEATDAKTITLKLKEPYGLVLDSIGKPSSRVAFMMPKRLAETPADKQIPEQIGSGPLKFVASEFQPGVKAVYVKNTDYVPRKEPASWTSGGKVAKVDRVEWITMPDSQTAVNALQSGDIDFMENLPYDMLPVLEANKEITIEVSNKFGFQTLGRMNFLYPPFDNVKVRRAAFLAMNQKDVLDALVGNAKYQKICGAFFVCDTPLATEVGAETLVKGSGMAEAKKALAESGYDGTPVVIMAPGDVTTLKAQPIVAAQLLREAGFKVDLQATDWQTVVSRRASQKPPKEGGWNMFFTNWVAADVSNPIANLSIGGQGKKGGWFGWAEDPKIEQLKDAFVRAPSLDEQKKIAADIQKEAYEQVIYIPLGQYLLPSGWRKSLTGVLDGPATPLFWNVDKSE